A genomic stretch from Aedes albopictus strain Foshan chromosome 2, AalbF5, whole genome shotgun sequence includes:
- the LOC109397559 gene encoding uncharacterized protein LOC109397559 — protein MGLIGSIDPYVQGTSFSHYVEQMEFIFSSNDIVEGKKKDIFLSLCGVTVFQELKRLYPATDLKTVSYADIIKKLKERYDKVESDIVMRYKFRCRVQGPNETNENFLLDVKLLAETCDFGEFRDSAIRDQLVYGVYDKDLQQKLLDEEKLTLKIAERILKTKEVAAKSSQAINRSSGVHSVSVRQRLGWKDSTDNRRVYGGRDGERKGRERSRYDDRRSTYHHGSYRSRSRSQTKGRYSNFICHYCNARGHIQKNCYKFLNQQKHAVQFVGETSSVENPHEYFKRLRKDYDSDADSDRHRSPSPNGPQGADKAHKNE, from the coding sequence ATGGGACTAATTGGTTCAATTGATCCATATGTCCAAGGCACTTCTTTTTCGCATTATGTGGAACAAATGGAATTCATTTTTTCGAGTAACGACATAGTAGAGGGCAAGAAAAAGGATATATTTTTGAGTTTGTGTGGTGTAACGGTCTTTCAGGAACTAAAACGACTTTATCCTGCAACTGATTTAAAAACGGTTTCTTACGCGGATATAATTAAAAAACTGAAAGAGCGATATGACAAAGTGGAATCGGATATAGTGATGCGGTATAAATTCAGGTGTAGGGTTCAAGGACCAAATGAGACGAATGAAAACTTTTTGTTAGATGTTAAATTATTAGCAGAAACGTGTGATTTCGGGGAATTCAGAGATTCGGCAATAAGGGACCAATTAGTGTATGGAGTTTATGATAAAGATTTGCAGCAGAAACTTTTAGATGAAGAGAAATTAACTTTGAAAATAGCAGAGAGAATTTTGAAGACTAAAGAAGTTGCGGCAAAAAGCTCACAGGCAATCAATAGAAGCAGTGGTGTTCATTCAGTATCAGTAAGGCAAAGATTAGGATGGAAGGATTCGACCGATAATAGAAGGGTTTATGGAGGAAGAGATGGAGAAAGAAAAGGAAGAGAACGGTCCAGATACGACGATAGGCGGTCTACATATCATCATGGGAGTTACAGATCTAGGTCACGATCACAGACAAAAGGACGATACTCAAATTTTATTTGTCATTATTGCAATGCAAGAGGTCATATTCAGAaaaattgttataaatttttaaatCAACAAAAGCATGCAGTTCAATTCGTAGGTGAAACTTCTAGCGTGGAGAATCCCCATGAGTATTTTAAGAGATTGAGGAAGGATTACGATAGCGACGCAGACTCAGATCGCCATCGGAGCCCATCTCCTAACGGCCCACAGGGGGCAGATAAAGCTCACAAAAACGAATGA